A window of Sporosarcina luteola contains these coding sequences:
- the tmk gene encoding dTMP kinase, whose protein sequence is MLNKGIFITFEGPEGAGKTTVIAEIYKRLEREGKKAILTREPGGIRISEKIREIIHDNEHQEMDGMTEALLYAAARRQHLVEKVIPAMLEGEIVLCDRFIDSSLAYQGYARGLGMEGVMTINSFAIGDTMPDLTIFFDITPEEGLQRIADSGEREQNRLDNETLQFHEKVYEGYQLLLKQFPNRIISTDASKPLSEVTENVWKIISSQLINKQDS, encoded by the coding sequence ATGTTAAATAAAGGGATATTTATTACCTTTGAAGGTCCCGAAGGTGCAGGTAAAACAACTGTCATTGCAGAAATATATAAGAGACTGGAACGGGAAGGGAAAAAAGCCATCCTTACCCGCGAACCGGGGGGCATCCGCATCTCGGAAAAAATCCGGGAAATCATACATGACAATGAACATCAGGAAATGGATGGCATGACCGAGGCACTGCTTTATGCCGCAGCGCGCAGGCAACACCTCGTCGAAAAAGTCATCCCGGCAATGTTAGAAGGAGAGATCGTCCTTTGCGACCGTTTCATCGACAGCTCGCTTGCCTATCAAGGCTATGCAAGAGGGCTTGGCATGGAGGGCGTCATGACAATCAACTCATTCGCCATTGGAGACACAATGCCAGATCTGACAATCTTCTTCGACATCACACCAGAAGAGGGACTCCAGCGAATTGCAGATAGCGGAGAACGGGAACAAAATCGACTGGACAACGAAACCTTACAGTTCCACGAAAAGGTTTACGAAGGCTACCAACTATTGCTCAAACAGTTCCCAAATCGCATCATCAGCACAGACGCCAGCAAACCATTATCTGAAGTAACTGAAAATGTTTGGAAAATTATAAGTTCTCAACTCATTAATAAACAGGATTCATGA
- a CDS encoding cyclic-di-AMP receptor yields the protein MKLIVAVVQDQDSNRLSAALTKNDFRATKLASTGGFLRSGNTTFLIGTDDSLVPKALELIRENCRSRDQMVAPVSPMGGNADSYIPYPVEVEVGGATVFVLPIEQFHHF from the coding sequence GTGAAATTGATTGTGGCAGTTGTACAGGACCAAGATAGCAACCGCTTATCGGCGGCTTTAACGAAAAATGATTTTCGCGCTACGAAACTAGCCAGTACTGGAGGGTTTCTGCGGTCAGGAAACACAACCTTCCTCATCGGAACGGACGACAGCCTCGTTCCAAAAGCTTTGGAATTAATTCGTGAAAATTGCCGTTCGCGCGATCAAATGGTCGCTCCCGTATCTCCAATGGGTGGCAACGCTGACTCCTATATTCCCTACCCAGTAGAAGTGGAAGTTGGCGGTGCCACAGTATTCGTCTTACCGATTGAACAATTTCATCATTTCTGA
- a CDS encoding YaaR family protein, translated as MKVNGEFRTGPDKFRNDPLRPTQGNARFGQMVLQQEERLHGEQITKLLGDISSAGDRLARSRNLRDMAKFKMLVRRFLKESVESGMGLKQSHTWNQFGEGRRLNIVETIDEKLIELAEALLNDEQTSVELLGKIGEIKGLLINIYR; from the coding sequence ATGAAAGTGAATGGTGAGTTCCGGACCGGGCCCGATAAGTTCAGAAATGATCCGCTGCGTCCGACGCAAGGGAATGCCCGGTTCGGCCAAATGGTTCTGCAACAGGAAGAACGCCTGCACGGAGAACAAATTACAAAACTTCTTGGAGATATATCTTCTGCAGGGGATCGTCTTGCCCGTTCACGGAACTTACGGGATATGGCGAAATTCAAGATGCTCGTCCGACGCTTCCTGAAGGAGTCGGTTGAATCCGGGATGGGCTTGAAACAATCACATACGTGGAATCAATTCGGCGAAGGACGTCGATTGAACATTGTCGAGACAATTGATGAGAAGCTCATTGAATTGGCGGAAGCCTTATTAAATGATGAGCAGACATCTGTCGAATTACTAGGGAAAATCGGGGAAATCAAAGGACTTCTCATTAATATATATAGATGA